ATAGAAGGTGTCAGGTTAAACGGCTCAGGAAACCCCAACATGCCAACTTATAAACTGAGTGCCCCCAACCTTGGTCCCACCCCTGATTTTATTAAAAACACTCGACAACCGGTTAATTTTGGTCTAAGGCAAAAGCTAAAAAGGATATTTATAAAGGACTCATAAAGGAGATCATATCTATGCTGTTTCATATGCCGGCAAGACTCTATTTTGGGTCAGGGGAAATTGTAAATGTTAAATTAATCGTTGATGAATATTTAAAAGCGGATAATCCCGTGCTTGTCACCGATAAAGGAGTTGTGGCATGCGGCTTGCTGGAAAAGGTGGTGTCACCGTTTCCCGGGATCAAAATATTTGATGAAATTGAGGCAAACCCGAAATCCGATACCATTAACAAAATCGCCGGAGAAATACGTGAAATAGGTCCTGATTTGATCATTGGACTGGGAGGCGGAAGTCCCCTTGATGCAGGGAAAGCGTTGGCCCTGCTTGCAGTAAATGATGGCAACATTGAGGCCTATGAAGGAAAACAAAAGTACAACAATGATCCCCTCCCATTTCTGGCCATCCCCACCACCTGTGGCACCGGTAGTGAGGTCACCTGGGTCTCGGTGATTACGGATGTGAATAGAAAATTTAAAATGAGTATCAAGGGACCTGAAATGTATCCTGCCGCCTCCATTGTGGATCCGGATTTGATTAAAACTCTGCCGCCATCCATGATTGCCTCCACAGGTCTGGATGCGTTGACTCATGCGGTTGAAGCCTTTCTGTCAAAACCAGCCACAGTTATTACCGACACCCATGCCATCCAAGCGGTTAAATTGATCCTGGGGTCCATTGAAGACGCATACTTGGATATTGAAAACAATCACACCGATCGTGAAAACCTTATGCTTGGCTCAACCATTGCCGGATTTGCCTTTGGCAACTCTGATGTAACAGCGGTTCACT
This genomic window from Thermodesulfobacteriota bacterium contains:
- a CDS encoding iron-containing alcohol dehydrogenase; translated protein: MLFHMPARLYFGSGEIVNVKLIVDEYLKADNPVLVTDKGVVACGLLEKVVSPFPGIKIFDEIEANPKSDTINKIAGEIREIGPDLIIGLGGGSPLDAGKALALLAVNDGNIEAYEGKQKYNNDPLPFLAIPTTCGTGSEVTWVSVITDVNRKFKMSIKGPEMYPAASIVDPDLIKTLPPSMIASTGLDALTHAVEAFLSKPATVITDTHAIQAVKLILGSIEDAYLDIENNHTDRENLMLGSTIAGFAFGNSDVTAVHCISESIGALYDIPHGVANSIFLPHVLAYNLPDCLEKMAALARQAGITQTDDIKASRAFIQLIVDLSNRLKIPLFKDLKIGKEQFEKIASMSLENNSTPSNPRVLGKKDYLNILVNAYENK